In Panicum virgatum strain AP13 chromosome 4N, P.virgatum_v5, whole genome shotgun sequence, a single window of DNA contains:
- the LOC120669870 gene encoding peroxisomal membrane protein 11-5 isoform X1 yields the protein MLLQRFEVYSIHTMTSLDTVRGDLALVILYLNKAEARDKICRAIQYGSKFLSNGEPGPAQNVDKSTSLARKVFRLFKFVNDLHALISPPAKGTPLPLILLGKSKNAMLSTFLFLDQIVWAGRTGIYKNKERAEFLSRIAFYCFLGSNTCTTIIELAELQRLSESMKKLEKELKHQVLYKNEQYRMKLQKSNERRLALIKSSLDIVVAVGLLQLAPKKVTPRVTGAFGFASSLIACYQLLPSPPKSK from the exons TTTACTCAATTCACACCATGACTTCTTTGGACACTGTGAGAGGAGATCTTGCTTTGGTCATTTTGTACCTAAACAAGGCTGAAGCAAGAGATAAGATCTGCAGAGCTATACAGTATGGATCAAAGTTTCTGAGTAACGGAGAACCAGGGCCAGCGCAGAATGTCGACAAGTCAACTAGTCTAGCTCGGAAAGTTTTCAGGCTTTTTAAG TTTGTCAATGACCTGCATGCTCTAATTAGTCCTCCTGCCAAAGGAACGCCACTTCCGCTGATCTTACTTGGAAAG TCGAAGAATGCAATGCTGTCAACTTTCCTCTTCCTGGATCAGATTGTGTGGGCTGGGAGGACAGGAATATACAAG AATAAGGAGCGAGCGGAGTTCCTCAGCCGGATAGCTTTCTATTGCTTCCTCGGTTCTAATACCTGCACAACCATTATTGAG CTTGCTGAGCTCCAACGGTTATCTGAATCGATGAAGAAGCTAGAGAAGGAGCTCAAACACCAAGTGCTGTACAAG AACGAGCAATACCGAATGAAGCTGCAGAAGTCCAACGAGCGGCGTCTGGCTCTGATCAAGTCGAGCCTGGACATAGTTGTTGCCGTGGGGCTGCTTCAGCTGGCCCCCAAAAAGGTGACCCCCCGCGTCACTGGGGCGTTCGGCTTTGCCAGCTCACTGATCGCTTGCTACCAG TTGCTTCCGAGCCCACCCAAGAGCAAGTGA
- the LOC120669870 gene encoding peroxisomal membrane protein 11-5 isoform X2, translating to MTSLDTVRGDLALVILYLNKAEARDKICRAIQYGSKFLSNGEPGPAQNVDKSTSLARKVFRLFKFVNDLHALISPPAKGTPLPLILLGKSKNAMLSTFLFLDQIVWAGRTGIYKNKERAEFLSRIAFYCFLGSNTCTTIIELAELQRLSESMKKLEKELKHQVLYKNEQYRMKLQKSNERRLALIKSSLDIVVAVGLLQLAPKKVTPRVTGAFGFASSLIACYQLLPSPPKSK from the exons ATGACTTCTTTGGACACTGTGAGAGGAGATCTTGCTTTGGTCATTTTGTACCTAAACAAGGCTGAAGCAAGAGATAAGATCTGCAGAGCTATACAGTATGGATCAAAGTTTCTGAGTAACGGAGAACCAGGGCCAGCGCAGAATGTCGACAAGTCAACTAGTCTAGCTCGGAAAGTTTTCAGGCTTTTTAAG TTTGTCAATGACCTGCATGCTCTAATTAGTCCTCCTGCCAAAGGAACGCCACTTCCGCTGATCTTACTTGGAAAG TCGAAGAATGCAATGCTGTCAACTTTCCTCTTCCTGGATCAGATTGTGTGGGCTGGGAGGACAGGAATATACAAG AATAAGGAGCGAGCGGAGTTCCTCAGCCGGATAGCTTTCTATTGCTTCCTCGGTTCTAATACCTGCACAACCATTATTGAG CTTGCTGAGCTCCAACGGTTATCTGAATCGATGAAGAAGCTAGAGAAGGAGCTCAAACACCAAGTGCTGTACAAG AACGAGCAATACCGAATGAAGCTGCAGAAGTCCAACGAGCGGCGTCTGGCTCTGATCAAGTCGAGCCTGGACATAGTTGTTGCCGTGGGGCTGCTTCAGCTGGCCCCCAAAAAGGTGACCCCCCGCGTCACTGGGGCGTTCGGCTTTGCCAGCTCACTGATCGCTTGCTACCAG TTGCTTCCGAGCCCACCCAAGAGCAAGTGA